Proteins encoded by one window of Chaetodon trifascialis isolate fChaTrf1 chromosome 15, fChaTrf1.hap1, whole genome shotgun sequence:
- the LOC139344153 gene encoding zinc finger CCCH domain-containing protein 7B-like gives MDPARQKRKEEISKSLTFIQSSLAYPDPEGYQEFLTRLVCNLLDEGNAMFRDGECKQAVREFTEGLNVSHYAAGEDLHIREVLLESLYVNRAAAHHSMGEYEEGVKDCDRALKVCKESRRALYRKALCLKELGKYREAYDCTTDCLLINRLDKQVNELAQELAIHLGLKNRKPYVSAKEDVLIRKHVTNGRMTPEATKVPDACSGNAMNPLSGLAPVCFPSVPQPSVPATAPAAVDTFEDELMGDDIDGLLDCFPNEQEAAEADTQAAFSAPSRTSTCTHSAPSVLPPPTPQLPPAFFSSAVSQLNSLDSFSAGCHGTTTATLNALDDLSTSGTPNLGPTSMALDALDDLDCLDDFSDLTPNAAAAVSESKTELDAGEKSLDDLLDELDPLDVSKPGVRAVEQLDSLDVLDSFTSEEGTVAATPVVSIGGTGLDSLSSFSSMGITGSHSTAAPVPRSPKNNYKVTKERNNQAQVAVHNPLSSTHEFLQACSACFPRKGKGIYTFVHLPDLVHSCKRDILLCRRKAEHPSEWTRVRQPPIWTSIYGPFVLCKEVLKSGDLGLCQYGEKCTFAYNQLEIDVWTEERKGTLDRNLLFETAGLKLDPVNSIIRLMQENKGMFLFLCQKCYDNKPRIISKRCKDKPTVCSNSDARHNFDANKCLAFVVRTHSVNYSKVRPLSVLCHLDLCRQAIRYGCQREDSCHYAHSVIELKTWRVQQDTGISPDEIVKVSTKYCDKQEQNSSKLKGYRVRSQLPFGGGGSKPRGGGGGAGKGLNVEMKFVCGQCWLGGLISEPDKALKYCTAKARHTWTKERCVLLVKSPERSKWVQVRPLPHAKNLPLHYDMCAQILGKRKCNYPGKCTFAHSQEEKEMWMYMKNNDLRDMQQVYDMWLAQNTLNRQTDGSVHTQPVPEEKYIRMPTDYAEPMSGLHCRLCGKHSNSERQWQRHISSEKHKDRVFSCEGEDEALTWSYRFPGTCFELCPKLDGDCPDGVCCDYAHSPAELQEWKERRDFLRQKLAKAREDMLIMPDEFDFGKFNFLLQD, from the exons ATGGACCCTGCCAGACAGAAACGCAAAGAGGAGATCAGCAAGTCTCTGACTTTTATACA GTCTTCCCTGGCTTATCCGGACCCTGAGGGCTATCAG GAATTCTTGACCCGGTTGGTGTGCAACCTGCTCGATGAGGGCAATGCCATGTTCAGAGACGGAGAGTGCAAGCAGGCGGTGAGGGAGTTCACCGAAGGCTTGAACGTCTCACACTACGCTGCAGGAGAGGACCTGCACATCCGCGAGGTTCTGCTGGAGAGCCTGTACGTCAACCGGGCCGCTGCCCACCACAGTATG GGGGAATATGAAGAAGGTGTGAAGGACTGTGACAGAGCTCTGAAAGTGTGCAAGGAAAGCCGCAGGGCTCTGTACAGGAAGGCACTGTGTCTGAAGGAGCTCGGGAAGTACAGGGAGGCCTATGACTGCACCACGGACTGTCTGCTCATCAATCGTCTG GACAAACAGGTGAATGAGCTCGCGCAGGAGCTGGCCATCCATCTCGGACTGAAAAATCGAAAACCCTATGTCAGCGCAAAG GAAGACGTGCTTATCAGGAAACATGTCACAAATGGAAGAATGACACCTGAAGCCACCAAG GTTCCTGATGCCTGTTCAGGGAATGCTATGAATCCTCTGAGTGGCCTTGCACCAG TCTGCTTTCCCAGCGTGCCTCAGCCCTCCGTTCCCGCCACAGCTCCTGCCGCCGTGGACACTTTTGAGGATGAGCTGATGGGAGACGATATAGACGGCCTGCTCGACTGCTTCCCTAATGAGCAGGAGGCAGCCGag GCCGACACCCAGGCAGCATTCTCAGCCCCCAGCAGGACATCCACTTGCACACACTCAGCCCCTTCTGTCCTGCCCCCACCAACGCCCCAGTTACCCCCGGCcttcttcagctcagctgtCAGCCAGCTCAACTCCCTGGACTCCTTTTCAGCCGGTTGCCACGGCACCACAACGGCGACCCTGAATGCCCTGGATGACCTCTCGACCTCTGGAACTCCAAACCTAGGCCCCACCTCCATGGCGCTGGATGCTCTGGATGACCTGGATTGCCTGGATGACTTCTCAGATCTGACTCCAAATGCTGCTGCCGCCGTGAGTGAGTCCAAAACAGAACTGGATGCAGGGGAAAAGTCCCTTGACGATTTGCTCGATGAACTCGATCCCCTGGATGTCTCTAAACCTGGTGTGAGAGCTGTGGAGCAGCTTGACTCCCTCGATGTCCTGGACTCGTTTACCTCAGAGGAAGGTACTGTGGCAGCTACGCCAGTGGTCTCTATTGGGGGTACAGGCCTGGACTCGCTCTCCAGTTTCAGCTCAATGG GTATCACGGGCtctcacagcactgcagctccTGTACCGCGATCACCAAAGAATAACTACAAA GTAACAAAGGAGAGGAACAACCAAGCACAGGTTGCCGTCCATAATCCTCTGTCCTCCACGCATGAGTTCCTGCAGGCCTGCTCGGCCTGTTTCCCTCGGAAAG GTAAAGGGATATATACCTTCGTTCATTTGCCAGACCTGGTCCACAGCTGTAAGCGAGACATTCTGTTATGCAGACGAAAGGCAGAGCATCCTTCAGAGTGGACCAGAGTGCGGCAGCCTCCCATCTGGACCTCCATCTACGGCCCGTTTGTACTTTGCAAAG AGGTGCTGAAGTCTGGGGATCTGGGCCTGTGTCAGTACGGCGAGAAGTGCACGTTTGCCTACAACCAGCTGGAGATCGACGTTTGGACggaagagaggaaggggacGCTGGACAGAAACCTGCTGTTTGAAACGGCAGGTTTGAAACTGGACCCTGTGAACAGCATCATACGCCTTATGCAGGAAAACAAGGGCATGTTCCTGTTCCTGTGTCAG aAATGCTACGACAATAAACCCAGAATCATCAGCAAGCGCTGCAAAGACAAGCCCACCGTCTGCTCGAACTCAGACGCTCGCCACAACTTCGACGCCAACAA GTGCTTGGCGTTTGTGGTGAGGACCCACAGTGTGAACTACAGCAAGGTCCGTCCGCTGAGCGTCCTGTGCCACTTGGATTTGTGCCGCCAAGCCATCCGGTACGGCTGCCAGAGGGAGGACAGCTGCCATTATGCCCACTCAGTCATAGAGCTCAAAACCTGGAGGGTGCAGCAGGACACAG gtATCAGCCCTGATGAGATCGTCAAAGTATCCACAAAGTATTGTGACAAGCAGGAGCAAAACTCAAGCAAATTGAAAGGATATAGAGTAAGAAGC CAATTGCCATTTGGAGGTGGTGGGAGCAAaccgagaggaggaggaggaggagctgggaaGGGTCTCAACGTGGAGATGAAGTTCGTCTGTGGTCAGTGCTGGTTGGGCGGCCTGATCAGCGAACCAGACAAAgccctcaagtactgcactgcCAAGGCCAGACACAC GTGGACTAAAGAGAGATGTGTACTTCTGGTCAAGTCACCGGAGAGAAGTAAGTGGGTTCAGGTCCGACCGCTGCCACATGCCAAGAACCTCCCTCTGCATTATGAT ATGTGCGCCCAGATTTTGGGGAAAAGGAAATGTAACTACCCGGGGAAATGCACCTTTGCTCACAGCcaagaggagaaggagatgtGGATGTATATGAAGAACAATGACT TGCGGGACATGCAGCAGGTATATGACATGTGGCTGGCACAAAACACCCTGAACCGCCAAACAGACGGATCCGTGCACACCCAGCCCGTCCCAGAAGAGAAGTACATTCGTATGCCAACGGACTACGCTGAGCCAATG AGTGGCCTCCACTGCCGGCTGTGTGGTAAGCACAGTAACAGCGAGCGCCAGTGGCAGCGGCACATCTCGTCCGAGAAGCACAAGGACCGAGTGTTCAGCTGTGAGGGGGAAGACGAAGCGCTGACATGGAGCTACCGTTTCCCTGGCACATGCTTCGAACTCTGCCCCAA GTTAGATGGCGACTGTCCTGACGGCGTGTGCTGCGACTACGCCCACAGTCCGGCGGAGCTGCAGGAGTGGAAGGAGAGACGGGATTTCCTGCGACAGAAGCTGGCCAAAGCCAGGGAAGACATGCTCATCATGCCCGATGAGTTTGACTTTGGGAAGTTCAACTTTCTTCTTCAGGACTGA
- the LOC139343628 gene encoding protein Tob2 gives MHLEVKVALNFIVSYLYNKLPRRRADLFGEELERILVSRFEGHWYPEAPLRGSAFRCIHLGAPRDPVVELAAKRSGLDTEEVRANVPAELSVWIDPYEVSYQIGEKGAVKVLYLEDPPGLGCDSERAEGVIREGKGDAEAEEAKSLGFNPDAQVFVPVGSQASPALMPSLSSSPTPLSAQSCSVLFSYPSSSTPTDPAAHSSNTSTPSPPSGGLPYISTQQPPSALPAARPQPITFTTASFAATKFGSTKMKKCSGAGSAASSAVGLPPAQRMLSHSPTSISAPELLKHKPLSLSLHSLGGPIASQLSPNAKEFVYPGSPGPLYFDADTQPMQPHASPFQPPHTVNAHPSFDPFSSPPPAQSVGIIGSNGGIPYMEKPPFVEGLGSYNLQYPSQSFQPVVLAN, from the coding sequence ATGCATCTGGAAGTTAAGGTCGCCCTCAACTTCATCGTGTCCTACCTGTACAACAAGCTGCCTCGGCGTCGAGCTGACCTGTTTGgcgaggagctggagaggataCTAGTGTCTCGTTTTGAGGGTCACTGGTACCCCGAGGCCCCTCTCAGGGGTTCTGCCTTCCGCTGCATTCACCTGGGAGCGCCGAGGGACCCTGTGGTGGAGTTGGCCGCCAAGAGAAGTGGACTGGACACGGAAGAAGTGCGTGCAAATGTTCCTGCAGAGCTCAGCGTGTGGATTGACCCTTACGAGGTGTCCTACCAGATTGGAGAGAAGGGGGCAGTGAAGGTTCTCTACCTGGAGGACCCTCCAGGCCTCGGCTGTGACAGTGAGAGGGCTGAGGGGGTGATCAGAGAGGGTAAAGGAGATGCAGAGGCGGAGGAGGCCAAGAGTCTTGGCTTCAACCCAGATGCTCAGGTGTTTGTGCCAGTTGGAAGCCAGGCCTCCCCTGCCCTCATGCCGTCGCTCTCCAGCTCTCCCACACCTCTGTCTGCCCAGTCCTGCTCCGTGCTCTTTAGCTACCCCAGCTCCAGCACACCCACCGACCCTGCTGCCCACTCCTCCAACACCTCGACCCCTTCTCCTCCCAGCGGCGGATTGCCCTACATCTCCACTCAGCAGCCACCCTCTGCTCTTCCCGCTGCCCGTCCTCAGCCCATCACCTTCACCACCGCCAGTTTTGCCGCCACTAAATTCGGCTCGACCAAGATGAAGAAGTGCAGTGGGGCCGGGTCGGCAGCCAGCTCGGCGGTCGGCTTACCACCCGCCCAGAGGATGCTCTCCCACTCTCCTACCAGCATCTCGGCACCAGAGCTGCTCAAGCACAAGCCCCTGTCCCTCTCCTTGCACTCCCTCGGAGGTCCCATTGCCAGCCAGCTCTCTCCCAACGCCAAAGAGTTTGTCTACCCAGGATCCCCGGGCCCCCTTTACTTCGATGCTGACACCCAGCCCATGCAGCCTCACGCCAGCCCATTCCAACCCCCCCACACTGTTAACGCCCACCCATCCTTTGACCCCTtctccagccctcctcctgCCCAGAGCGTGGGCATCATTGGCAGCAACGGAGGAATCCCCTACATGGAGAAGCCGCCGTTTGTCGAGGGTTTAGGAAGCTACAACCTGCAATATCCCAGCCAGTCCTTCCAGCCCGTTGTGCTGGCCAACTAA
- the tefb gene encoding TEF transcription factor, PAR bZIP family member b isoform X1, producing MPGKAAVTVLLEPSGNAVTAAPQKSFSFGIKKIMDIPPPNILEEGDDEIEKEKLCTSEDVEGGGAGATSAGGGPRGGSGGSGGVSASLTPAIWEKTIPYDGETFHLEYMDLDEFLLENGIPVTLEEEELQKTLTSVAGKGKSFAKVTATASTTTPPPPPSAAADASSSASASSSTTSPVTADPEEAVTVTTLQPAKLEEEEEEEEEEEEEEEQDEDTVSEEATAEVEVKKKQTDPNPAERNTPSPIDPDAIEVDINFQPDPTDLVLSSVPGGELFNPRKHKFSEEELKPQPMIKKAKKVFVPDEQKDERYWSRRKKNNVAAKRSRDARRLKENQITVRASFLERENAALRQQVAELRKDCGRCKNIVARYEAKYGPL from the exons ATGCCTGGCAAAGCCGCGGTGACAGTGCTGCTTGAGCCCAGCGGTAACGCCGTGACGGCAGCTCCGCAGAAGTCCTTTTCGTTTGGTATCAAGAAGATTATGGACATTCCGCCTCCCAACATCCTGGAGGAAGGCGACGACG AAATAGAGAAGGAGAAGCTGTGCACATCTGAGGATGTGGAGGGAGGCGGGGCTGGGGCTACCAGTGCTGGTGGAGGTCCCAGAGGAGGCAGCGGTGGCAGCGGAGGGGTATCAGCCTCCTTAACCCCAGCCATTTGGGAGAAAACCATTCCCTATGATGGGGAGACCTTCCACCTGGAGTACATGGACCTGGACGAGTTCCTCCTGGAGAACGGGATCCCTGTGaccctggaggaggaggagctgcagaagacTCTCACCTCAGTGGCGGGCAAAGGCAAATCCTTCGCCAAGGTTACTGCTACAGCCTCTACTACtacgcctcctcctcctccttctgctgctgctgacgccTCCAGCTCCGCCTCAGCAtcttcctccaccacctctccgGTCACCGCAGATCCAGAGGAAGCAGTGACGGTAACTACGTTACAACCAGCTAAActagaagaggaagaagaagaggaggaggaggaggaggaagaggaagagcaggatgAGGACACTGTGTCTGAGGAGGCAACAGCAGAAGTGGAAGTGAAAAAGAAGCAAACAG ATCCTAACCCTGCAGAGCGTAACACACCCTCCCCCATAGACCCAGATGCCATTGAGGTGGACATTAATTTCCAGCCAGACCCCACAGACCTGGTCCTGTCCAGTGTGCCTGGGGGGGAGCTGTTCAACCCACGCAAACACAAGTTCTCCGAAGAGGAGCTGAAACCGCAGCCTATGATCAAGAAGGCTAAGAAAGTGTTCGTTCCAGATGAGCAGAAG GATGAGAGATACTGGTCCAGGAGAAAGAAGAACAACGTGGCAGCGAAGCGTTCCCGTGACGCACGGCGGCTGAAGGAGAACCAGATCACTGTGCGCGCCTCCTTTCTGGAGCGGGAAAACGCAGCGCTGCGGCAGCAAGTGGCTGAGCTGCGGAAGGACTGCGGCCGCTGCAAGAACATCGTGGCCCGATACGAGGCTAAGTACGGCCCACTGTAA
- the tefb gene encoding TEF transcription factor, PAR bZIP family member b isoform X2, whose protein sequence is MSTAQQLVFGDSSDVPDLLKSLADYPFSFPAFDDTEIEKEKLCTSEDVEGGGAGATSAGGGPRGGSGGSGGVSASLTPAIWEKTIPYDGETFHLEYMDLDEFLLENGIPVTLEEEELQKTLTSVAGKGKSFAKVTATASTTTPPPPPSAAADASSSASASSSTTSPVTADPEEAVTVTTLQPAKLEEEEEEEEEEEEEEEQDEDTVSEEATAEVEVKKKQTDPNPAERNTPSPIDPDAIEVDINFQPDPTDLVLSSVPGGELFNPRKHKFSEEELKPQPMIKKAKKVFVPDEQKDERYWSRRKKNNVAAKRSRDARRLKENQITVRASFLERENAALRQQVAELRKDCGRCKNIVARYEAKYGPL, encoded by the exons ATGTCAACAGCCCAGCAACTCGTTTTTGGGGACAGTAGCGACGTTCCTGATCTGCTCAAGTCATTAGCAGACTACCCCTTCTCCTTCCCTGCCTTTGATGACACAG AAATAGAGAAGGAGAAGCTGTGCACATCTGAGGATGTGGAGGGAGGCGGGGCTGGGGCTACCAGTGCTGGTGGAGGTCCCAGAGGAGGCAGCGGTGGCAGCGGAGGGGTATCAGCCTCCTTAACCCCAGCCATTTGGGAGAAAACCATTCCCTATGATGGGGAGACCTTCCACCTGGAGTACATGGACCTGGACGAGTTCCTCCTGGAGAACGGGATCCCTGTGaccctggaggaggaggagctgcagaagacTCTCACCTCAGTGGCGGGCAAAGGCAAATCCTTCGCCAAGGTTACTGCTACAGCCTCTACTACtacgcctcctcctcctccttctgctgctgctgacgccTCCAGCTCCGCCTCAGCAtcttcctccaccacctctccgGTCACCGCAGATCCAGAGGAAGCAGTGACGGTAACTACGTTACAACCAGCTAAActagaagaggaagaagaagaggaggaggaggaggaggaagaggaagagcaggatgAGGACACTGTGTCTGAGGAGGCAACAGCAGAAGTGGAAGTGAAAAAGAAGCAAACAG ATCCTAACCCTGCAGAGCGTAACACACCCTCCCCCATAGACCCAGATGCCATTGAGGTGGACATTAATTTCCAGCCAGACCCCACAGACCTGGTCCTGTCCAGTGTGCCTGGGGGGGAGCTGTTCAACCCACGCAAACACAAGTTCTCCGAAGAGGAGCTGAAACCGCAGCCTATGATCAAGAAGGCTAAGAAAGTGTTCGTTCCAGATGAGCAGAAG GATGAGAGATACTGGTCCAGGAGAAAGAAGAACAACGTGGCAGCGAAGCGTTCCCGTGACGCACGGCGGCTGAAGGAGAACCAGATCACTGTGCGCGCCTCCTTTCTGGAGCGGGAAAACGCAGCGCTGCGGCAGCAAGTGGCTGAGCTGCGGAAGGACTGCGGCCGCTGCAAGAACATCGTGGCCCGATACGAGGCTAAGTACGGCCCACTGTAA